AATGAAAGAAAAGCCAAGGATTATAAAGAAATAGGGAAGAAGTTTATAGAAGATTATTATAAGCGCTATTATCCTTTTAACCAGGGGAAAGTTTTAGGCATTGAACGTCAGGTATTTATAAATTTAGATGATCAGGGGGAATATAAATTAAGGGGATATATAGACCGCTTAGACCAGGTAAAAGACCGAACTTATGAAATACATGATTATAAGACCTCTAAATCTCTTCCGGAGCAGAGCAGGATGGATGAAGACCGCCAGCTGGCTCTCTATCAGATAGGGATTCAAAAGATGTGGAATGATGTTTCCAAGGTAGAGCTGGTGTGGCATTATGTAGCCTTTGACAAAGAGATCAGGTCAAAAAGGACGGAAGATGAGTTAGCTGAATTAAAAAAAGATACCATTGATTTGATAAAGAAGATTGAAGCTACCCGGGAGTTTTTACCTAATGAGAGCACTTTGTGCGGATGGTGTTATTATCTGGATATCTGTCCTTTATATAAACATGAATATATGGTGGGGGATCTGCCGGTAAATAAATATCTAAAAGATAGTGGCGTTAAATTGGTTAATGAGTTTGCCAGATTGGATGATAAAAAGAAGGGATATCAAGGAAAGATTGAAGAGATCGATGAAGAGCTGGAAGAGATAAAAGAAGCGGTTATAAAATATGCCGGAAGTATAGGGGTAGAAGTGGTGATAGGGAGTGGCCATCAGCTAAAGATTAGTTCCGGTGAAAAAGTCAATGTGCCGGGCAAAGGGAGCAAGGAGAGAGAATCTTTAATAGAGTTGTTAAGCCAATTAAATAGATTGGAAGAAGTATCTGCCTTTGATGCCGCTGAATTGAAAAAGGTAATCAAAGAGGGAAAATGGGATTCGGTTATTTTAGATGAGATAAAAAAATTGGTAGAGATTGAAACAGTAAAATCAGTCCGCTTATCAAA
The nucleotide sequence above comes from Nitrospinota bacterium. Encoded proteins:
- a CDS encoding PD-(D/E)XK nuclease family protein, with translation MTIYSHSRLETFKSCPLKYKFNYIDKIKREEEGIEAFLGSRFHEVMEKIYKDLPFRKYSLDELLDFYEDDWDKNFHHKIVIADNERKAKDYKEIGKKFIEDYYKRYYPFNQGKVLGIERQVFINLDDQGEYKLRGYIDRLDQVKDRTYEIHDYKTSKSLPEQSRMDEDRQLALYQIGIQKMWNDVSKVELVWHYVAFDKEIRSKRTEDELAELKKDTIDLIKKIEATREFLPNESTLCGWCYYLDICPLYKHEYMVGDLPVNKYLKDSGVKLVNEFARLDDKKKGYQGKIEEIDEELEEIKEAVIKYAGSIGVEVVIGSGHQLKISSGEKVNVPGKGSKERESLIELLSQLNRLEEVSAFDAAELKKVIKEGKWDSVILDEIKKLVEIETVKSVRLSKIKRED